A region from the Triticum aestivum cultivar Chinese Spring chromosome 3D, IWGSC CS RefSeq v2.1, whole genome shotgun sequence genome encodes:
- the LOC123080669 gene encoding G-type lectin S-receptor-like serine/threonine-protein kinase B120 isoform X1, translating into MHLPTLHLIIITLLIPWPFSSVLLCAPDSVLVPGMCLTPGKTLTSDQGSFALGFFTPSNSTKNMYVGIWFNDIPLHTVVWVANRDNPITDASSAVLSMTNSSSLVLSQTNGRHILWMENTITGGNSSAKLLNSGNLVVLSSDGAMLWQSFENPSDVVLAGMPMRDTHKTHPPWRIISWKGPDDPSKGRFSAGKDLATPLQYFVWDGSVPYRRAPVWNGYVYSNMELQTVSSLMYLTINKGTDDETYATFGLSDGSSRIFYKVDYSGKTMLLRWNTSLTDWTAVEQLPAYQCNLYGYCGAYGYCDNTEATPTCKCLDGFDPSNKTEWVRGNFSHGCRRKEELQCGGEDSFLTLPAMKVPDKFVRLWNKSYDDCAVECSKNCSCVAYAYANLSTSNIDGDATRCLLWTGELIDVEKGGAVGNENLYLRLTALSSKGRKSIVIKVIPAISAIVLLILLLACLVWFRKFKGKHDKKGRLKRLMMGDLRISDGLGEETHEFPFIRFEEIVDATNNFSMYNLLGEGGFGKVYKGLLHGNKEVAVKRLSRGSRQGGDEKLLIYEYLPNKSLDIFLFNSEKKPMLHWPTRFNILKGVARGLLYLHQDSRLMIIHRDLKTSNILLDGDMNPKISDFGMARIFGGDEQQENTNRVVGTYGYMSPEYAMEGLFSVKSDVYSFGVLLLETVSGLRISSMQNIKEFPNLIIYAWSLWREGLAKDLVDPSVSESCSDEEVLCCIHVGLLCVQDDPDARPPMSTILTTLESRSTPLATPDKPLYFSRRNR; encoded by the exons ATGCACCTTCCTACTCTACACTTGATCATCATCACGCTCCTGATTCCTTGGCCCTTCAGTTCAGTGCTTCTCTGCGCACCTGACAGTGTGCTTGTCCCTGGCATGTGTCTTACTCCTGGAAAAACTCTCACCTCGGATCAAGGTTCGTTCGCCTTAGGCTTCTTTACCCCCTCAAACTCAACTAAAAATATGTATGTTGGCATATGGTTCAACGATATCCCATTGCACACCGTTGTCTGGGTTGCCAACCGCGATAATCCGATCACCGATGCTTCATCCGCGGTGCTTTCTATGACCAACAGCTCGAGCCTTGTGTTGTCTCAAACCAATGGCCGCCACATACTTTGGATGGAAAACACAATTACTGGCGGCAACTCTTCAGCCAAACTTCTCAACAGTGGCAATCTTGTAGTCCTATCATCAGACGGTGCCATGTTATGGCAGAGCTTCGAAAACCCAAGCGACGTCGTCCTTGCTGGTATGCCTATGCGGGACACCCACAAGACACACCCACCATGGCGGATCATCTCTTGGAAGGGCCCTGATGACCCGTCAAAAGGCAGGTTCTCTGCTGGGAAAGACCTTGCCACTCCCCTACAGTACTTCGTCTGGGATGGGTCAGTGCCATACCGGCGTGCTCCAGTGTGGAATGGCTATGTATACTCCAACATGGAACTGCAGACTGTTAGTTCGCTCATGTATTTGACAATTAACAAGGGCACGGACGATGAGACCTATGCAACATTTGGACTATCAGATGGCTCCTCCAGGATATTTTACAAGGTTGACTACTCCGGAAAGACAATGCTGTTGAGATGGAATACCAGCTTGACAGATTGGACCGCCGTTGAACAGTTGCCAGCTTACCAGTGCAATCTCTATGGATATTGTGGTGCATATGGCTACTGCGACAACACAGAGGCAACTCCCACATGCAAGTGCCTTGATGGATTTGACCCTAGTAACAAAACAGAGTGGGTTAGAGGCAATTTTTCTCATGGTTGCCGGCGAAAGGAGGAACTGCAGTGTGGTGGAGAGGACAGTTTCTTGACCTTGCCAGCAATGAAGGTGCCAGACAAATTTGTACGCCTATGGAATAAAAGCTATGATGACTGTGCAGTTGAGTGCAGCAAAAATTGCTCATGTGTAGCGTATGCTTATGCTAATCTAAGCACCAGCAACATTGATGGGGATGCAACAAGGTGCCTGCTGTGGACCGGGGAGCTGATTGACGTGGAGAAGGGTGGCGCCGTCGGCAATGAGAACCTGTATCTCCGGCTTACTGCCTTGTCAA GCAAAGGGCGAAAGAGCATCGTAATAAAAGTTATACCAGCAATTTCAGCAATTGTGTTGCTGATACTTCTATTGGCATGCCTGGTATGGTTCCGCAAGTTTAAAG GCAAACATGACAAAAAAGGAAGACTGAAGAGACTGATGATGGGGGATTTGCGCATTAGTGATGGACTTGGAGAGGAGACTCATGAATTTCCGTTTATTAGATTTGAGGAAATAGTCGATGCAACAAACAACTTCTCTATGTACAATTTACTCGGAGAAGGCGGCTTTGGCAAAGTTTACAAG GGGCTCTTACATGGCAACAAAGAAGTTGCTGTTAAAAGGCTGAGTAGAGGTTCTAGGCAGGGG GGCGATGAAAAGCTACTTATTTATGAGTATCTACCAAACAAAAGCCTGGACATCTTCCTTTTCA ATTCTGAAAAGAAGCCAATGCTTCATTGGCCGACACGATTCAATATATTAAAAGGAGTGGCTAGAGGGCTACTCTATCTCCATCAAGATTcaagactgatgataattcatagGGATCTCAAAACAAGCAACATTTTGCTAGATGGAGACATGAATCCCAAGATATCTGATTTTGGCATGGCAAGAATCTTTGGTGGAGACGAGCAACAAGAAAACACTAACCGAGTTGTCGGAACATA CGGTTATATGTCTCCGGAATATGCAATGGAAGGCCTCTTTTCTGTGAAGTCTGATGTCTATAGCTTCGGGGTATTGCTCTTGGAAACTGTAAGTGGTCTAAGGATAAGCTCAATGCAGAACATCAAGGAGTTCCCCAACCTTATAATATAT GCATGGAGTCTATGGAGGGAAGGGCTGGCAAAAGATCTTGTGGATCCATCTGTTTCAGAGAGCTGCTCAGATGAAGAAGTTTTGTGTTGCATTCATGTCGGGCTCTTGTGTGTTCAGGATGACCCGGATGCGAGACCACCAATGTCAACTATTTTAACAACCTTGGAGAGTAGAAGCACACCACTTGCAACGCCTGATAAGCCGCTGTATTTTTCTCGGAGAAATAGGTAG
- the LOC123080669 gene encoding G-type lectin S-receptor-like serine/threonine-protein kinase B120 isoform X2, translated as MHLPTLHLIIITLLIPWPFSSVLLCAPDSVLVPGMCLTPGKTLTSDQGSFALGFFTPSNSTKNMYVGIWFNDIPLHTVVWVANRDNPITDASSAVLSMTNSSSLVLSQTNGRHILWMENTITGGNSSAKLLNSGNLVVLSSDGAMLWQSFENPSDVVLAGMPMRDTHKTHPPWRIISWKGPDDPSKGRFSAGKDLATPLQYFVWDGSVPYRRAPVWNGYVYSNMELQTVSSLMYLTINKGTDDETYATFGLSDGSSRIFYKVDYSGKTMLLRWNTSLTDWTAVEQLPAYQCNLYGYCGAYGYCDNTEATPTCKCLDGFDPSNKTEWVRGNFSHGCRRKEELQCGGEDSFLTLPAMKVPDKFVRLWNKSYDDCAVECSKNCSCVAYAYANLSTSNIDGDATRCLLWTGELIDVEKGGAVGNENLYLRLTALSSKGRKSIVIKVIPAISAIVLLILLLACLVWFRKFKGKHDKKGRLKRLMMGDLRISDGLGEETHEFPFIRFEEIVDATNNFSMYNLLGEGGFGKVYKGDEKLLIYEYLPNKSLDIFLFNSEKKPMLHWPTRFNILKGVARGLLYLHQDSRLMIIHRDLKTSNILLDGDMNPKISDFGMARIFGGDEQQENTNRVVGTYGYMSPEYAMEGLFSVKSDVYSFGVLLLETVSGLRISSMQNIKEFPNLIIYAWSLWREGLAKDLVDPSVSESCSDEEVLCCIHVGLLCVQDDPDARPPMSTILTTLESRSTPLATPDKPLYFSRRNR; from the exons ATGCACCTTCCTACTCTACACTTGATCATCATCACGCTCCTGATTCCTTGGCCCTTCAGTTCAGTGCTTCTCTGCGCACCTGACAGTGTGCTTGTCCCTGGCATGTGTCTTACTCCTGGAAAAACTCTCACCTCGGATCAAGGTTCGTTCGCCTTAGGCTTCTTTACCCCCTCAAACTCAACTAAAAATATGTATGTTGGCATATGGTTCAACGATATCCCATTGCACACCGTTGTCTGGGTTGCCAACCGCGATAATCCGATCACCGATGCTTCATCCGCGGTGCTTTCTATGACCAACAGCTCGAGCCTTGTGTTGTCTCAAACCAATGGCCGCCACATACTTTGGATGGAAAACACAATTACTGGCGGCAACTCTTCAGCCAAACTTCTCAACAGTGGCAATCTTGTAGTCCTATCATCAGACGGTGCCATGTTATGGCAGAGCTTCGAAAACCCAAGCGACGTCGTCCTTGCTGGTATGCCTATGCGGGACACCCACAAGACACACCCACCATGGCGGATCATCTCTTGGAAGGGCCCTGATGACCCGTCAAAAGGCAGGTTCTCTGCTGGGAAAGACCTTGCCACTCCCCTACAGTACTTCGTCTGGGATGGGTCAGTGCCATACCGGCGTGCTCCAGTGTGGAATGGCTATGTATACTCCAACATGGAACTGCAGACTGTTAGTTCGCTCATGTATTTGACAATTAACAAGGGCACGGACGATGAGACCTATGCAACATTTGGACTATCAGATGGCTCCTCCAGGATATTTTACAAGGTTGACTACTCCGGAAAGACAATGCTGTTGAGATGGAATACCAGCTTGACAGATTGGACCGCCGTTGAACAGTTGCCAGCTTACCAGTGCAATCTCTATGGATATTGTGGTGCATATGGCTACTGCGACAACACAGAGGCAACTCCCACATGCAAGTGCCTTGATGGATTTGACCCTAGTAACAAAACAGAGTGGGTTAGAGGCAATTTTTCTCATGGTTGCCGGCGAAAGGAGGAACTGCAGTGTGGTGGAGAGGACAGTTTCTTGACCTTGCCAGCAATGAAGGTGCCAGACAAATTTGTACGCCTATGGAATAAAAGCTATGATGACTGTGCAGTTGAGTGCAGCAAAAATTGCTCATGTGTAGCGTATGCTTATGCTAATCTAAGCACCAGCAACATTGATGGGGATGCAACAAGGTGCCTGCTGTGGACCGGGGAGCTGATTGACGTGGAGAAGGGTGGCGCCGTCGGCAATGAGAACCTGTATCTCCGGCTTACTGCCTTGTCAA GCAAAGGGCGAAAGAGCATCGTAATAAAAGTTATACCAGCAATTTCAGCAATTGTGTTGCTGATACTTCTATTGGCATGCCTGGTATGGTTCCGCAAGTTTAAAG GCAAACATGACAAAAAAGGAAGACTGAAGAGACTGATGATGGGGGATTTGCGCATTAGTGATGGACTTGGAGAGGAGACTCATGAATTTCCGTTTATTAGATTTGAGGAAATAGTCGATGCAACAAACAACTTCTCTATGTACAATTTACTCGGAGAAGGCGGCTTTGGCAAAGTTTACAAG GGCGATGAAAAGCTACTTATTTATGAGTATCTACCAAACAAAAGCCTGGACATCTTCCTTTTCA ATTCTGAAAAGAAGCCAATGCTTCATTGGCCGACACGATTCAATATATTAAAAGGAGTGGCTAGAGGGCTACTCTATCTCCATCAAGATTcaagactgatgataattcatagGGATCTCAAAACAAGCAACATTTTGCTAGATGGAGACATGAATCCCAAGATATCTGATTTTGGCATGGCAAGAATCTTTGGTGGAGACGAGCAACAAGAAAACACTAACCGAGTTGTCGGAACATA CGGTTATATGTCTCCGGAATATGCAATGGAAGGCCTCTTTTCTGTGAAGTCTGATGTCTATAGCTTCGGGGTATTGCTCTTGGAAACTGTAAGTGGTCTAAGGATAAGCTCAATGCAGAACATCAAGGAGTTCCCCAACCTTATAATATAT GCATGGAGTCTATGGAGGGAAGGGCTGGCAAAAGATCTTGTGGATCCATCTGTTTCAGAGAGCTGCTCAGATGAAGAAGTTTTGTGTTGCATTCATGTCGGGCTCTTGTGTGTTCAGGATGACCCGGATGCGAGACCACCAATGTCAACTATTTTAACAACCTTGGAGAGTAGAAGCACACCACTTGCAACGCCTGATAAGCCGCTGTATTTTTCTCGGAGAAATAGGTAG
- the LOC123080670 gene encoding CST complex subunit STN1-like, whose translation MDSLHHVHIKLLAADLLTLTPRHTSPPSFVRCGRTVARAEVVGVVVSRDRREKFLRFLVDDGTGCVPCVLWLNHQYLNANSSSDSDPTGEMASKMSEVVRLGTLLRVRGRIVMYRGAIQIAARDVVLEEDPNVEVLHWLQCIHMAKECYDLPLPSA comes from the coding sequence ATGGACTCCCTTCATCATGTGCACATCAAACTTCTGGCTGCCGACCTTCTCACGCTGACTCCCCGACATACATCGCCGCCTTCCTTTGTTCGCTGTGGCCGTACAGTTGCTCGTGCCGAGGTTGTCGGGGTCGTTGTTTCACGTGACCGCAGGGAGAAGTTTCTGCGCTTCCTGGTTGATGATGGCACTGGCTGTGTGCCATGTGTCCTGTGGCTGAACCACCAGTACCtgaatgcaaacagttcatccgattcTGATCCAACTGGAGAGATGGCATCGAAAATGTCGGAGGTGGTACGCCTGGGCACCCTGTTGAGGGTTCGTGGGAGGATTGTCATGTACCGTGGTGCAATTCAGATTGCTGCTAGAGACGTGGTTCTAGAGGAGGACCCTAATGTGGAGGTTCTACATTGGTTACAGTGCATTCACATGGCCAAGGAATGTTATGATTTGCCACTACCTTCTGCTTGA